The DNA window ACGGTCCAGATTATTTTCAGTTTGCTTCAAAGTACTCACATGACAATCCAATATGCTGCTAATCTAAATTATAAATAAGCTGTGACTGACTCTTAGACTAAAAAAACAGCAAGCAAACACTTATGCAGGACGCACTGTGTAATACGGACTACTCATACGCTGCACGTATGGCTGCAATTCCTGAAACTCATTCATCAACAGATGGAGCTGTGCCATAGTGTGATCTGTGTTCTGCAACAGATTGAGCATACGTCGTTGTTCCTGTTGCTCATGTACAATTGGGCAACCGCAGGTTATGCCGGCAGCTGTTAGCGGCCGATTCGCATAATCTTCCAGCGCTGTGATATTGCGCTCAAGCAGTTTTATGTTCGCGTCATTCACCGCCACTTCATGTTCGGTGGCGATTACTTTTTCTTTAAGCACTTCCATGATATCATTGATTTCAATAAGCTGCAAAGGTTGAGGtgcttttagatttttttctacataCAATTCGTtgcattttgtttactttttgctcGTTCTGTATGACTTGCTTTTGCATATCCTGCACCGCTTCACTTTTAGTGGCGAAATCGGACTGAAGCGATTCAGTTTCACTCGCCAACCATTTGGTTAGCATTTCCAAATGACTGAAGCGCAGTGGTTCCACTTCTTCGGAATTTATGCGTTTGGAAATTACACCacaaaattttgacattttttatatttttttataaaattattttatattaacgtTAATAGCAAAAACTTGGAATATTTTATTTCGAAGTTTGTcaacttaatatacataaataaatggaaTTTGATTATAATGAAATGAATGATAACCCAATAGAAAAGACGGTATCCGTTTTTTTCTCTTATAATGAACTTATTATAAATCgtgatttgtttataaaaaattaataactttattGGAGAggcaaaaacaataagaaacaAAGACTGGATTTGGAGTGTAAAATTAGTAGAAATTTGGGTGCATTTCGATTATATGCTTAGACCTGTCTGTTATGGGATTGGATCCATTTACAAGATGTAAATGTACTACTCTGCaccaaaaacttaattaaagcAGTGaggttttcaagtttttttcgaATTCTTTTGTCTTAAACGAAATGTTAAATATTaggaaaattgtgtaaaattttcaattcctCGATGGGAACGCAATTGACGAagttacaattattt is part of the Bactrocera dorsalis isolate Fly_Bdor unplaced genomic scaffold, ASM2337382v1 BdCtg017, whole genome shotgun sequence genome and encodes:
- the LOC105227068 gene encoding uncharacterized protein LOC105227068; the protein is MSKFCGVISKRINSEEVEPLRFSHLEMLTKWLASETESLQSDFATKSEAVQDMQKQVIQNEQKLIEINDIMEVLKEKVIATEHEVAVNDANIKLLERNITALEDYANRPLTAAGITCGCPIVHEQQEQRRMLNLLQNTDHTMAQLHLLMNEFQELQPYVQRMSSPYYTISSILDCHVSTLKQTENNLDRLVEKMHAVDGMLRLAMLHLAASRQQRSQSAPPSFCKPIGDGPANMRT